In the genome of Podarcis raffonei isolate rPodRaf1 chromosome W, rPodRaf1.pri, whole genome shotgun sequence, one region contains:
- the LOC128406023 gene encoding barrier-to-autointegration factor-like — protein MTTSQKHQDFMAEPMGDKSLGTLAGIGDVLGRKLEDKGFDKAYVVLGQFLVLKDLFREWLKDTCGANAKQSRLLWLPEGMV, from the coding sequence ATGACCACCAGTCAGAAGcatcaggacttcatggctgagcCCATGGGGGACAAGTCTCTTGGTACTTTAGCTGGCATTGGAGATGTACTTGGCAGGAAGCTGGAAGACAAAGGCTTTGACAAGGCATACGTGGTTCTGGGACAGTTCTTAGTGCTGAAGGACCTCTTCCGCGAGTGGCTGAAGGACACATGCGGTGCCAACGCCAAGCAATCCAGACTGTTATGGCTGCCTGAAGGAATGGTGTGA